One Mycolicibacterium doricum genomic window, GTTTGGCGAAGGAGCGGTGATGCACTGTCCGTTCTGTCGTCATCCCGATTCGCGTGTCGTCGACTCTCGGGAGACCGACGAAGGTCAGGCCATCCGGCGCCGCCGCTCCTGTCCGGAGTGCGGCCGGCGGTTCACCACGGTGGAGACCGCGGTGCTCGCGGTCGTCAAGCGCAGCGGTGTGACAGAACCGTTCAGCCGAGAGAAGGTCATCAAGGGTGTCCGCCGGGCGTGCCAGGGGCGCCAGGTCGACGACGACGCGCTCAATCTGCTCGCCCAGCAGGTCGAGGACGCGGTCCGGGCGACCGGTTCCCCCGAGGTACCCAGCCACGAGGTGGGTCTGGCGATCCTCGGTCCGCTGCGTGAGCTCGACGAGGTCGCCTATCTGCGGTTCGCCTCGGTATACCGATCCTTCGAGTCCGCAGCCGATTTCGAACGCGAGATCGAAGCTTTGCGCGCCCACCAGGACGTCACGCGGTCGGGCTGACCGGGAATCAGTCCAGGCGACGCCTGCTGTCGGCGATGACGCGGCCGGCGATGCTGACCCAGCCGTCGGGGCTCCATGCGGTGTGGATCACCGAGCCCTTACCCTGCACGATCGTCAGATCGCGGCTGAGGTGATCGGTGATGCGCACCGCCGCAGCTCCGGTCGCCTCATCTTCGGGCACTCCGAGACCCGGGGCGAACATACGCGCTCGAATGTGTCCGGCGCCGCGGTCGGTCCAGGTCCACAGGTAGTGATGGGCGTCGTCGGGATAGTCGCCGGGGTCTGCGGCGGCCAACGCCTCGCGGGACTGCAGGTCGTGGATCGCAAACTCCGGCGCCCAGTCGGAGCGCGCCCTGACCACAGTCAGGTGGCCCTCGTAGCGGACCTGGACGATTCCGGCCGGGACCTGCAGGGTGCGCACTGGCAGCCTGTTCTCGCGAAGCCACCACGACGCACCGACGGTGGGATGCCCGGCGAACGGGAGTTCGGTGGCGGGGGTGAAGATCCTGACGTGCGCCGTCGTGGCACCGGCCTGCGGGATATCCACGAAAAGGGTCTCGCTGTAACCGAGTTCGCGAGCGATGCGCTGCCGGTCGCCGGGATCCACGGTCGCCGCGTCCACGACGCCGAGCGGGTTGCCGTGGTTCCCTTCTGAGTCGGTGAAGACGCGCAAGGCCTGGACATCGATGGCCATCGGCCGATCATACGTGTTCGCCGGCGCTGGGCGCTCAGGTAGCGCTGCGTTCGTCGCCGCCCATCGCGTCGAGCACTGCGACCCGCGTGTCGACGGACCCGCTGATCGTCGATTCGCTCAAACCCGTCCGCAACAACTGGCGGAGCAGGTCCTGGTCGTGGGCCGCCGGCTCACTGGAATCGATGAAGCGCTCGACGGTTTCGACGAACCGGTCCGGGTCGTCGTGGAACGGGAAGTGTCCCGAGCCCTCGAATACCTCAAGCCGCGACCCGGGCATCGCCGCGTGCGCCAGCCGGGCGTGGCTGACCGGGATCACCGAATCGTGGCTGCCCCAGATGAGCTGGACGGGAACCGATTCGGTGAGATAACAGCGGTCGAGCATCGTGACGACCTGACCACGCCAGTCCACCACGGCGCGCAGGGTCCTCGCGAAAGCCGACGACGCCGTCGGTTCGGGCAGGTCGGCGAGGATCCGCATCATCTCGGCGAGGTCGCGGCCCATCTTGGTGGTGCCGAGCACCGTGCCCGCGACGCGCCCGGCGCACTGCAGCGTCGGCAACACCAGCGGCAGTCGCAGCAGCGCAAGCGCCTCACTTCCCATCGGCAGGGAGGCCACGCGCAGTGCGATGTTGACGTCCTTGGTCACCCCGCCGGCGGCCACGAGGATGAGGCGGTCGACGAACTGGGGGAACTGGTAAGCGAACTGCATCGCCACCCCGCCGCCCAGGGAATGGCCGACCACGGTCACCCGGTCGATGTCGAGAACGCTCAGCAGATCCCGCATGCCGTTCGCGTAGGCGGCCACCGAATAGTCCGCCCGAGGTTTGTCCGACTTGCCGTGCCCGAGCAGGTCCGGCGCAATGACGGTGAAACGCTGTGCGAGTTTGGGCTGCACGGTGCCCCACGTCGTGGAGTTGTCACCGATGCCGTGGATCAGCAGGATCGCCGGGCCGTCACCGGCGATCCGGAAAGCCCGGCGATATCCGTGGATGGTGCGGTACTGCAGCTTCGGCGTCAGATCCCGCACCGGATGAAGGTTGGGTGTGCGGTCAGTCATGGCGCCAACCTCATCATCGGGCCGGAGTGCTCCGGCGGCGTGCGGTGTGCTCAGCTACGGTCCTCGCCGTCGGAGAAGCCGTCCCGGTACCGGTCCTCTTTGTCCTTCTCGCCTGCCTGCTGGGCGAGGAACCGTTCGAATTCGGCGCCGAGTTCGTCACCGCTGGGGAGGTCTTCGTCGTGTGCGAGCAGCGACCGGTTCTCCTGAGCGGCGATGAACGCATCGTACTGGCGCTCCAGTGCGGTCACCACTTGAGCAACCTCGACGCTGCCCTCGACCTGTTCGTTGATCTTGGCGTAGACTTCCGCGCCTGCCTCAGCGAGTGCGGTCAGCGGGATCTGCAGCGCCGCGGTCTTGGCGACCTCGGTGAGCAGGGCCTCGGCGGCCGGTGGATACGCTGTCTGGGACAGGTAGTGCGGCACGTACACGGTGTAACCGACCACCTCGTGGCCGTGCTGGGCCATCCGGAACTCCAACAGGTTCGATGCACTCGCAGGCACCTGCACCTCGCCCACCCACGGAGTGTGGTCGGCGATCAGTTCCTTGTTGTTTGAGTGCGCGGTAATCGCCACCGGCCGGGTGTGCGGCACCGCCATCGGAATGGAGCCCAGCCCGATGGTCTGGCGGACACCGAGTTGTTCGGCCAGCCTCCGGACCGCAGTGATGAACCGCTCCCAGCGCAGGTCGGGTTCCATTCCCGCCAGGAGCAGGAACGGCGTACCGACGCTGTCGTGCACGGCGTAGAGGTTCAGCTCGGGTTCCTCGTAGCCCGAGAAGTGGTCGCTCTTGAACGTCATCAGCGGCCGCCGCGAACGGTAGTCGAGGAGTTCGTCGATGGCGAACGACGCAACAAGTTCGGTGTCGAGGCTGTTCTTGAGGTGCGCGATGGACAGCCGTACCACCTGCCCCGCATCCGAGAAACCCTCCAGTGCATGGAGCAACACCGGTCCTCGTCCGTCGGCCGCCGACAGCTGCGGAGCGGGGAATTCCAACTCGTACATGCCGGTCGGCTCGGGTTGATACTGCTCTGGGATGTCTGGATGGTCAGCCATCTCGGTTCGCCTCCTCGCCGCGGTGTCAACGCCTCTGCGACGTCCGTCGTGACCATAAGTGTCGCGCATTTTGCCGCGCCGGCTGCCGCGGGTACCGGTTCGCGGTCACGGTGCGAGTGGCACCGCACTCCACGCAGGGTGCCCGGATGGGTCTGTGCTAACCGGCGGTTTTGCCAGAACCGGCGGTGCCGCCAACAACGGATCGGGTCGTTGGCCGCGGCTTGTTCGCCGAGACCCATGTCCACAGCACGTGAACGGTCGCGCCGCGCGCCTTACCCTCGCGGTGGTCGCGCGGTGAGACGATGACCGCGATGAACGGCGTGCACGTCCAGGGTATCGGGGCACCGGGTGCGGTTGTGCTGGTGTGTGCGGTGCTGTGCGGATGTGTGCGCATGACCGGCGGCGCACCTTCACTGGACGCGGACGCGAGACCCGTCGTCCTCGCCGAGGCGCTCATCGAACCGTCCCGCTTCCCGCGGTCCTATGACGCGGCGGTCCTGGACCCACACGCCACCGCCGAGGCCGTCGCGAGCGTCGACGGTGTGCCCACGGGCGCCACCGTCGAACCGGCCGGCTGTGCGCCGCCTCCCGTCGGACTTGGCCCGCAACATGCGGTGGCCGCCCAAGGCGTTGACCCGGGGACCGGGGCCGCGCTCACCGTGATCCTCACCCGCGCCGACACCAAGCTGTCGACCCGACGCGACCAACTTGCGCGGTGCGCGTCGTTGACGGCCACCGCAGGCGAGGTGGTCAGCACCGTCGAAACCGTGCTGCTGGCCCCGCCGCCGGTGGACGCTGACGACTCCCTCGCAAGCCGGACCACGATCCTGCGGTCCACCGAGCCGGCGGTGCGGGTCCAGACACTGGGCGCCCAGATCGACGAGGCCCGGGTGACCGTCGCATGGCTAACCAACGATCTCGACGTCGAACCCGACACCGCCGCGCTCGACGTCCTGTTCACCGACGCCTTGCAGGCGTTGCGGCGCGCCGCACAGTGACACCGGTTTCCCCAACGGCGACTTCATTCACAGATGAGGCCGGCGCAGCCGTCGCGTCGACCGGACTGACGGCGGGGGCGGCCACTGTTCGAGGTATGACGACATCGCATACCCCCGACTTCGAACTCGACCGTCCGGGCACGCTGATCGCTGCCGTGCCCGCCGTCCTGGGCTTCGTGCCCGAGATGTCACTCGTGCTAATGACCATGGACCGGGGTGACCTCGGGTGCGTCCTCCGGATCGACCTGTGCGACGACATGGAGGAGCAGATTGCCCACCTCGCCGAGGTGGCTTCGGCGGGCCGGTCCGACGGCGCGGTGGCGGTGATCGTCGACGAGCACGGGTCGGGCTGCGGCCCGTGCAATGACGACTACCGGCAGCTGGCCGAGCTGTTGGCTGAACAACTCGCCTCCTGGGACATCGCGCTGCTCGGTGCGCACGTTGTCGACCGGGTCGCCACAGGCGGGCGGTGGCACTGCGCCGACGGTTGCGGCCGCGGCGGTGTGATCGAGGATCCGTCGGCCTCCCCGCTGGCGGTCGCAGCGGTGCTCGACGGCCGCAGGCTCTACACCGGTCGCGCCGAACTGCAGGCAGTGGTCGCTGTCGATCCGGTGCGGACCGCGGAACTGGCCGAGGTGATCGCGGCCGCTTCCGATCGGGTCGGCAAGATTCTGTCCGACGGCCAGGCCTGCGCGGTGATCAACGAGGCCCGGGCCGCAGCGGCACACGTGGCCGACGGCGGCGTGTTGTCCGACGAGGCGGCCGCGCGACTGGGCTGCGCACTGAGCGACGTGCGGGTGCGCGACACCCTGTTCGCGCTCGCGGTGGGGGAGGAAGCCGACCGGGCGGAGGCGCTGTGGGTGTTGCTGGCGCGCATTCTGCCCGCTCCGTGGCGCACCGAGGCGCTCGTGTTGCTGGCATTCTCCGCATACGCCCGCGGCGACGGCCCCCTGGCCGGTGTGTCGCTGGACGCCGCGTTGCGCATCGACCCCGTCCACCGGATGGCGGGCATGCTCGATCAGGCGCTGCAATCGGGACTTCGCCCGGAACGGATTCGCGAACTGGCCCTGACCGGCTACCGGCTGGCCGAGCAGTTGGGCGTTCGACTGCCGCCGCGTCGGCGGATCCGCCGACGCGCGGGCTAGACCTTCTCGACCTTCACGGCGTGGGCCATGTGGTGCGGCAACCCGACCTGTTCGTGGCCGGGAATGACGATGTTCACCCCGCCGTGGTCGGCCGACTCGACGGTGACGCGGGCGTTGGGCACCACGCCGGCGTCCTTGAGGCGTGCGATGAGTTCGGTGTCGCCCTGTACGTGTTCGGTGAGCTGGCGAACGACGACTGCGACCGGCATCCCGGCCGGCAGCTCGGTGAGCCGGACGAGGTTGGCAGACCCCGCCCGCGACAACGCCTCGAGTCCGAGTTCGGACAGCCCGGGGATCGGGTTACCGAACGGCGAAGTACTGGGGTCGTCGAGCACTTGCACGAGGCGCCGCTCGACGTCCTCGCTCATCACGTGCTCCCAACGGCACGCCTCGGCGTGCACTTCCTCCCACGGCAGTCCGATCACATCGACCAGCAACCGCTCGGCGAGCCGGTGCTTGCGCATCACGGCGATCGCCAGTGCTCGGCCCTTCTCGGTGAGCTCGAGGTGCCGGTCTCCGGCAACCTTGAGCAGCCCATCGCGCTCCATGCGGGACACAGTTTGGCTGACCGTCGGACCGCTTTGGTCGAGGCGCTCTGCAATGCGCGCACGCAGCGGCACCACGCCCTCTTCCTCGAGGTCGTAAATGGTGCGCAGGTACATCTCAGTGGTATCGACCAAGTCGTTCATTCGGCGCCTCTCAAGACCCGTTGTCGCGTTGAGTCTACCGTTGAGCCGCCTCATCGGCGGGCCTTCATCGGTGACCACCCGCACGGTGGATGTGGGGTCACGACCGGCGTGCCCGCCTCAGTGCTCCGGCGAGCACGGTGTCCTTCAGATGGTGTCGGTCAGCTGGCGTAGGAGCGCAGCCGGTCGGCGCGTTCGCCGTTGCGCAGCTTGGCCATCACTTCGCGCTCGATTTGGCGGACCCGTTCCCGGGACAGCCCGAAGAGCTTTCCGATCTGGTCCAGCGTGCGCGGCTGCCCGTCGTCGAGACCGAACCGCATCCGGATGACCTGCTGCTCACGCTCGTCGAGCGTTGCCAGGACGTGCCGGATGTCGGTGTGCAGCAGCTCCGAGATCACCGCGTTCTCCGCTGACATCGCCTCGGCGTCCTCGATGAAGTCGCCCAGCGGGGCTTCTTCGTCGCTGCCGACCGGCATGTCGAGGCTCACCGGGTCGCGGCTGTGCTCGAGCAGATCGGCGATCTTCTCCGCGGGAATGCCTGACTCCTCGGCGAGTTCCTCGTCGGTGGCTTCGCGGCCCAGGTTCTGGTGCATCTCCCGCTTGATCCGCGCCAGCTTGTTGACCTGCTCGACGAGGTGCACCGGTAGCCGAATCGTACGGCTCTGGTCGGCCATGCCGCGGGTGATGGCCTGACGGATCCACCATGTCGCGTACGTCGAGAACTTGAAGCCCTTGGTGTAGTCGAACTTCTCCATGGCGCGGATCAGGCCGAGGTTGCCCTCCTGGATGAGGTCGAGCAGCGGCATGCCGCGACCGGTGTACCGCTTGGCCAGCGACACCACGAGGCGCAAGTTGGCCTCGAGCAGGTGACGCCGGGCGGCTTCGCCGTCACGGACGATCGCGGCCAGATCCCGTTTGCGGCTCTCGCCGAGCCGCTTCTTCGTGTTCAGCAGATGCTGGGCGTAGAGCCCCGCCTCGATGCGCTTGGCCAGCTCGACTTCGTCGGCGGCGTTCAGTAGGGCCGTTTTGCCGATGCCGTTGAGATACACGCGCACGAGGTCAGCGGCCGGGCTCTGAGCGTCCAGATCGCTATCGACGCGGCTTGTGGTGGCATTTGCCATGACGGCCTCCTGATCAGCTCGTTCTGTCATGAGCCTCAACGTTCAAGTGCCGTCAGTAGTTCCCGGGTATCACCTGCTTCACACGTGTTGATCAGCGGTTTCTCGCGGACGTCCTGAGAATGTGCTGAGAATGGCCGGTCGCGCCGGTCAGCGTTGCGCGTCGGGGTCGTCGCCGACGACGTCCGGTTGCGGTGGGGTGCGGGTGCGCTGGTCGAGTGCGGGCCGTTCGGCTGTGGGAAACAACGGGATCCGCCTGTTGTCGAAGCGGCGGGGTTCCTCGGCACGCCTCGGCGGCCGGTCGTTGGCGATCAGAACGGCCATCCACGGCAGCGGGATCGACAGCGCCACTATGCCCAGCGAGACCAGGCCGTTCTCCCAGATGCTGTAGGCGACAGCGGCCAGGATGAGCGCGGGAATGCGGAACGACATCAGCGTCAGGTACTTCCGGACGCGGGCACGGTGCTGCTCCTCGTACGCCAGGGCCGCACGAGTGATCAGAACCGGCCGACCCTCATCGTCGAAACTCAGCCCGGAGCCGTGTTTCATACCTCCACTGTTCCACACCTCGGGCCGACAGTGCCGTCGCATTACTTGCCGAATGCCTGCCGGGCACAATGGACGTATGCAGACGCAGACCATCGAGCGCCCGGACACCGACGAACGCCTCGACGACGGGACGGACGACGACGCCCCCAAGTTCTTTCACTACGTCAAGAAGGACAAGATCGCCGAGAGTGCCGTCATGGGAACGCATGTCGTCGCGCTCTGCGGTGAGGTGTTCCCGGTGACGAAGTCGGCCAAGCCCGGTTCCCCCGTGTGCCCCGACTGCAAGCGGATCTACGAGTCGCTCAAGACGTAGCCGGCTCGTCCGGGGGGACCGGCGCAGCGGCGGGGGTGGCAGGGGATCCGGCGGCGGCCCTGCCCTCCAGCCAGCCCCATACCCGACCGGCATGGGTGGCCGGTGCCGGCCACTGTTCCTCGATGGCCGCGTTGAGTTCGGCGCCGATCATGATCGCGAAACCGAGGAAGAACGCGAACAGCAGGAAGGCGATCGGCGTCGCCAGTGCGCCGTAGGTGTAGCCCGTGCCGGTAATCCACGTCAGGTACACGCGT contains:
- a CDS encoding DUF4192 domain-containing protein, with the protein product MTTSHTPDFELDRPGTLIAAVPAVLGFVPEMSLVLMTMDRGDLGCVLRIDLCDDMEEQIAHLAEVASAGRSDGAVAVIVDEHGSGCGPCNDDYRQLAELLAEQLASWDIALLGAHVVDRVATGGRWHCADGCGRGGVIEDPSASPLAVAAVLDGRRLYTGRAELQAVVAVDPVRTAELAEVIAAASDRVGKILSDGQACAVINEARAAAAHVADGGVLSDEAAARLGCALSDVRVRDTLFALAVGEEADRAEALWVLLARILPAPWRTEALVLLAFSAYARGDGPLAGVSLDAALRIDPVHRMAGMLDQALQSGLRPERIRELALTGYRLAEQLGVRLPPRRRIRRRAG
- the nrdR gene encoding transcriptional regulator NrdR; translated protein: MHCPFCRHPDSRVVDSRETDEGQAIRRRRSCPECGRRFTTVETAVLAVVKRSGVTEPFSREKVIKGVRRACQGRQVDDDALNLLAQQVEDAVRATGSPEVPSHEVGLAILGPLRELDEVAYLRFASVYRSFESAADFEREIEALRAHQDVTRSG
- a CDS encoding sigma-70 family RNA polymerase sigma factor → MTERADQEAVMANATTSRVDSDLDAQSPAADLVRVYLNGIGKTALLNAADEVELAKRIEAGLYAQHLLNTKKRLGESRKRDLAAIVRDGEAARRHLLEANLRLVVSLAKRYTGRGMPLLDLIQEGNLGLIRAMEKFDYTKGFKFSTYATWWIRQAITRGMADQSRTIRLPVHLVEQVNKLARIKREMHQNLGREATDEELAEESGIPAEKIADLLEHSRDPVSLDMPVGSDEEAPLGDFIEDAEAMSAENAVISELLHTDIRHVLATLDEREQQVIRMRFGLDDGQPRTLDQIGKLFGLSRERVRQIEREVMAKLRNGERADRLRSYAS
- a CDS encoding alpha/beta fold hydrolase, which encodes MTDRTPNLHPVRDLTPKLQYRTIHGYRRAFRIAGDGPAILLIHGIGDNSTTWGTVQPKLAQRFTVIAPDLLGHGKSDKPRADYSVAAYANGMRDLLSVLDIDRVTVVGHSLGGGVAMQFAYQFPQFVDRLILVAAGGVTKDVNIALRVASLPMGSEALALLRLPLVLPTLQCAGRVAGTVLGTTKMGRDLAEMMRILADLPEPTASSAFARTLRAVVDWRGQVVTMLDRCYLTESVPVQLIWGSHDSVIPVSHARLAHAAMPGSRLEVFEGSGHFPFHDDPDRFVETVERFIDSSEPAAHDQDLLRQLLRTGLSESTISGSVDTRVAVLDAMGGDERSAT
- a CDS encoding proteasome assembly chaperone family protein, with translation MADHPDIPEQYQPEPTGMYELEFPAPQLSAADGRGPVLLHALEGFSDAGQVVRLSIAHLKNSLDTELVASFAIDELLDYRSRRPLMTFKSDHFSGYEEPELNLYAVHDSVGTPFLLLAGMEPDLRWERFITAVRRLAEQLGVRQTIGLGSIPMAVPHTRPVAITAHSNNKELIADHTPWVGEVQVPASASNLLEFRMAQHGHEVVGYTVYVPHYLSQTAYPPAAEALLTEVAKTAALQIPLTALAEAGAEVYAKINEQVEGSVEVAQVVTALERQYDAFIAAQENRSLLAHDEDLPSGDELGAEFERFLAQQAGEKDKEDRYRDGFSDGEDRS
- a CDS encoding DUF3099 domain-containing protein, which translates into the protein MKHGSGLSFDDEGRPVLITRAALAYEEQHRARVRKYLTLMSFRIPALILAAVAYSIWENGLVSLGIVALSIPLPWMAVLIANDRPPRRAEEPRRFDNRRIPLFPTAERPALDQRTRTPPQPDVVGDDPDAQR
- a CDS encoding PhzF family phenazine biosynthesis protein, whose protein sequence is MAIDVQALRVFTDSEGNHGNPLGVVDAATVDPGDRQRIARELGYSETLFVDIPQAGATTAHVRIFTPATELPFAGHPTVGASWWLRENRLPVRTLQVPAGIVQVRYEGHLTVVRARSDWAPEFAIHDLQSREALAAADPGDYPDDAHHYLWTWTDRGAGHIRARMFAPGLGVPEDEATGAAAVRITDHLSRDLTIVQGKGSVIHTAWSPDGWVSIAGRVIADSRRRLD
- a CDS encoding DUF3039 domain-containing protein, which produces MQTQTIERPDTDERLDDGTDDDAPKFFHYVKKDKIAESAVMGTHVVALCGEVFPVTKSAKPGSPVCPDCKRIYESLKT
- a CDS encoding metal-dependent transcriptional regulator, producing MNDLVDTTEMYLRTIYDLEEEGVVPLRARIAERLDQSGPTVSQTVSRMERDGLLKVAGDRHLELTEKGRALAIAVMRKHRLAERLLVDVIGLPWEEVHAEACRWEHVMSEDVERRLVQVLDDPSTSPFGNPIPGLSELGLEALSRAGSANLVRLTELPAGMPVAVVVRQLTEHVQGDTELIARLKDAGVVPNARVTVESADHGGVNIVIPGHEQVGLPHHMAHAVKVEKV